A DNA window from Acidobacteriota bacterium contains the following coding sequences:
- a CDS encoding NUDIX hydrolase codes for MPKRARVLSRRIVFRGPVFSVTSERVREPNGITARRDVIHHPGSVVILAVAKGRNVKDKNDADHRVLLERQYRYAAGQYLWELPAGRIDRGERPLTAAKRELLEETGYTARRWRRLLFYYASPGFLDETMLVYLAQDLTRGRARPEADESIHTRFFSLAGLVKAAAVGRLRDGKTISAVLAYAAQKNEGRSSLTMLTIRSHGSLSQRRSPAKV; via the coding sequence ATGCCCAAGCGCGCCCGCGTCCTCTCCCGCCGCATCGTCTTTCGCGGACCAGTCTTCTCCGTCACCAGCGAGCGCGTCCGCGAGCCCAACGGCATCACCGCTCGTCGCGACGTCATCCATCACCCCGGCTCGGTCGTGATCCTCGCCGTGGCCAAAGGTAGGAACGTCAAAGACAAGAACGACGCCGATCATCGCGTCCTGCTCGAGCGCCAGTACCGTTATGCCGCCGGACAATACCTCTGGGAACTCCCCGCCGGCCGCATCGACCGCGGCGAGCGTCCCCTGACCGCCGCCAAGCGCGAGCTGCTGGAAGAGACGGGATACACCGCGCGCCGCTGGCGCCGTCTGCTCTTCTACTACGCCAGTCCCGGCTTTCTCGATGAGACCATGCTCGTCTACCTCGCCCAGGATCTCACCCGCGGACGCGCGCGTCCCGAAGCCGACGAATCCATCCACACGCGCTTCTTCTCGCTTGCCGGGCTGGTCAAGGCGGCTGCCGTCGGCAGACTGCGCGACGGCAAAACCATCTCCGCCGTTCTCGCCTACGCCGCCCAAAAAAATGAAGGACGGTCATCCCTGACGATGCTGACGATACGATCACACGGTTCGCTCTCGCAGCGCCGTTCACCCGCCAAGGTTTGA